A genomic segment from Glycine max cultivar Williams 82 chromosome 1, Glycine_max_v4.0, whole genome shotgun sequence encodes:
- the LOC102667230 gene encoding basic leucine zipper 4 produces the protein MLSAISFQGNPFPALEYGFTPWDGLHSLGFKPTSPDPNHVTSSSGSDDPNRTHAEEKLASDESNRVASIMEERKRRRMISNRESARRSRVRKQRHLENLRNQVNLFRVENRELNNGLQFLLHHGNRLRTENEWLRSERALLRQKLANINQLLLFQQLQAFSSAWPCNIVMAE, from the coding sequence ATGCTTTCTGCTATTTCTTTTCAGGGAAACCCATTCCCGGCGTTGGAATACGGTTTCACGCCTTGGGATGGGCTTCACTCTTTGGGCTTCAAGCCCACCAGCCCCGACCCCAACCACGTCACTTCGAGTTCCGGTTCAGACGACCCAAACCGAACCCATGCCGAAGAAAAACTGGCCTCGGACGAGTCGAACCGCGTTGCATCCATCATGGAGGAGCGAAAACGGAGGCGAATGATATCGAACCGGGAATCTGCCCGAAGGTCACGCGTGCGTAAACAAAGACACCTAGAGAACTTACGGAATCAGGTGAACCTATTTAGGGTTGAAAACCGGGAACTGAACAATGGGTTGCAGTTTCTCCTTCACCACGGTAACCGCTTGCGAACCGAAAACGAGTGGCTCCGGTCCGAACGAGCCCTGCTCCGTCAAAAACTGGCCAACATAAATCAACTTTTGCTTTTCCAACAATTGCAAGCATTTTCCTCTGCATGGCCCTGCAATATTGTCATGGCGGAATAA